The following are encoded together in the Heliangelus exortis chromosome 15, bHelExo1.hap1, whole genome shotgun sequence genome:
- the NIPAL4 gene encoding magnesium transporter NIPA4 isoform X1, with protein MESLETNSTCRNGSLVTLSCLSQRVVCQLICNADSVQDNGTLNNFWVTQLESNYGFYIGLGLAVFSSFLIGSSIILKKKGLLRLVEKGGTRAGDGGHGYLKDWLWWAGLLTMGGGEAANFAAYAFAPATIVTPLGALSVLISAILSSYLLGERLNLLGKLGCMLSLVGSTMMVIHAPEDEEVTTLDEVCSKLKEPGFLGYAVILLAICLLLIFYLAPRYGQKNILIYLTICSVIGAFSVSSVKGLGIAIKGFFAGWPVLQHPLTWILIITLVASITTQINYLNKSLDIFNTSLVFPIYYVVFTTIVITTSIILFKEWVTMTVVDIIGTVCGFLTIILGVFLLHAFKDMDVSLGNLPQVLQSGQQAPITRDDKNILIEVDNSSTAPEDKPKVSIIYT; from the exons ATGGAATCGCTGGAGACGAACAGCACCTGCAGGAACG GGTCTCTGGTCACTCTCTCATGCCTTTCCCAACGGGTTGTGTGCCAGTTGATCTGCAATGCTGACTCTGTCCAGGACAATGGGACTTTGAACAACTTCTGGGTAACTCAACTGGAAAGCAATTATGGATTCTACATTGGCCTGGGTTTGGCTGTCTTCTCCAGCTTCCTAATTGGAAGCAGCATCATCCTCAAGAAGAAGGGGCTGCTACGGCTGGTGGAGAAGGGAGGCACCAGGGCAG GAGACGGAGGCCATGGCTACCTAAAGGACTGGCTCTGGTGGGCAGGCTTGTTAACCA TGGGTGGAGGTGAAGCTGCCAACTTTGCTGCCTATGCCTTTGCTCCTGCAACTATTGTCACACCTCTGGGGGCTCTGAGCGTGCTCATAAG TGCCATCCTGTCTTCATATTTGCTCGGAGAACGGCTCAACCTGCTCGGAAAGCTGGGCTGCATGCTCAGCCTGGTGGGCAGCACCATGATGGTGATACATGCCCCAGAGGACGAGGAAGTCACCACTTTGGATGAAGTGTGTTCTAAGCTGAAAGAGCCAG gTTTCCTCGGTTATGCTGTGATCCTCTTGGCCATTTGCCTCCTCCTCATCTTCTACCTTGCACCCCGCTATGGCCAGAAAAACATCCTCATTTACCTCACCATCTGCTCTGTTATTGGTGCCTTCTCCGTGTCCTCAGTCAAGGGCCTGGGCATTGCCATCAAAGGCTTCTTTGCTGGCTGGCCTGTGCTCCAGCATCCATTGACATGGATCCTAATCATCACACTGGTGGCATCCATCACTACACAAATCAACTACCTCAATAAGTCTCTAGACATTTTCAACACCTCTTTGGTGTTTCCCATCTACTACGTGGTGTTCACCACCATTGTCATCACAACCTCCATCATCCTGTTTAAGGAGTGGGTCACCATGACTGTAGTGGACATCATTGGGACAGTTTGTGGTTTCCTCACCATCATTTTGGGGGTCTTTTTACTCCATGCCTTCAAAGACATGGACGTCAGTTTAGGGAATCTACCACAAGTCCTCCAGAGCGGACAGCAAGCACCCATCACCCGAGATGACAAGAACATCCTGATAGAGGTGGACAATTCCAGCACTGCCCCTGAGGATAAACCCAAAGTATCCATAATCTACACCTAA
- the NIPAL4 gene encoding magnesium transporter NIPA4 isoform X2 yields the protein MESLETNSTCRNGSLVTLSCLSQRVVCQLICNADSVQDNGTLNNFWVTQLESNYGFYIGLGLAVFSSFLIGSSIILKKKGLLRLVEKGGTRAGDGGHGYLKDWLWWAGLLTMGGGEAANFAAYAFAPATIVTPLGALSVLISAILSSYLLGERLNLLGKLGCMLSLVGSTMMVIHAPEDEEVTTLDEVCSKLKEPGFLGYAVILLAICLLLIFYLAPRYGQKNILIYLTICSVIGAFSVSSVKGLGIAIKGFFAGWPVLQHPLTWILIITLVASITTQINYLNKSLDIFNTSLVFPIYYVVFTTIVITTSIILFKEWVTMTVVDIIGTVCGFLTIILGVFLLHAFKDMDVSLGNLPQVLQSGQQAPITRDDKNILIEVDNSSTAPEDKPKTLA from the exons ATGGAATCGCTGGAGACGAACAGCACCTGCAGGAACG GGTCTCTGGTCACTCTCTCATGCCTTTCCCAACGGGTTGTGTGCCAGTTGATCTGCAATGCTGACTCTGTCCAGGACAATGGGACTTTGAACAACTTCTGGGTAACTCAACTGGAAAGCAATTATGGATTCTACATTGGCCTGGGTTTGGCTGTCTTCTCCAGCTTCCTAATTGGAAGCAGCATCATCCTCAAGAAGAAGGGGCTGCTACGGCTGGTGGAGAAGGGAGGCACCAGGGCAG GAGACGGAGGCCATGGCTACCTAAAGGACTGGCTCTGGTGGGCAGGCTTGTTAACCA TGGGTGGAGGTGAAGCTGCCAACTTTGCTGCCTATGCCTTTGCTCCTGCAACTATTGTCACACCTCTGGGGGCTCTGAGCGTGCTCATAAG TGCCATCCTGTCTTCATATTTGCTCGGAGAACGGCTCAACCTGCTCGGAAAGCTGGGCTGCATGCTCAGCCTGGTGGGCAGCACCATGATGGTGATACATGCCCCAGAGGACGAGGAAGTCACCACTTTGGATGAAGTGTGTTCTAAGCTGAAAGAGCCAG gTTTCCTCGGTTATGCTGTGATCCTCTTGGCCATTTGCCTCCTCCTCATCTTCTACCTTGCACCCCGCTATGGCCAGAAAAACATCCTCATTTACCTCACCATCTGCTCTGTTATTGGTGCCTTCTCCGTGTCCTCAGTCAAGGGCCTGGGCATTGCCATCAAAGGCTTCTTTGCTGGCTGGCCTGTGCTCCAGCATCCATTGACATGGATCCTAATCATCACACTGGTGGCATCCATCACTACACAAATCAACTACCTCAATAAGTCTCTAGACATTTTCAACACCTCTTTGGTGTTTCCCATCTACTACGTGGTGTTCACCACCATTGTCATCACAACCTCCATCATCCTGTTTAAGGAGTGGGTCACCATGACTGTAGTGGACATCATTGGGACAGTTTGTGGTTTCCTCACCATCATTTTGGGGGTCTTTTTACTCCATGCCTTCAAAGACATGGACGTCAGTTTAGGGAATCTACCACAAGTCCTCCAGAGCGGACAGCAAGCACCCATCACCCGAGATGACAAGAACATCCTGATAGAGGTGGACAATTCCAGCACTGCCCCTGAGGATAAACCCAAA aCACTTGCATGA